The DNA region GCTAGTGAAGAAATAGGTGGTGCTAGTGAGTGGTGACAGGCACCACAGAAATACAATTATCCGCTTTTGTCCGTCTCCAGTGGACAGTTTGGATTATTATGTAAAAAAAGGCTGGCTTCTATTAAATAGAAACCAGCTTTTTTTTATGCTTTTTGTACTTCGACGAGCATGGTTTGGTGTGCGTTTCCTTTAGCTAGTGGTGTTTTTCGCTGGCTTGTAAGGACGTTCGCATTGCCACCTTGGTCAATTCCATTCTTATCAGGATTGTACCAGGCACCAGCCTGCATGGCAACCACACCAGGCATAATTCTCGTTGTGACTTCTGCAGGAATCATTAGCGTACCGCGATCATTATAAACCTTGATTTTGTCACCTTTTTTAATGTTCCGCTTCTGGGCATCCTTAGGGTTTATCCATAATACCTGTTCGGCCACTTCGTTTAGCCACGGATGGTTAGCGAAGGTAGAGTTAGCACGGTTCCGACCTTTCCAGGTGATACACTGCAGCGGGAATTTTGCTGTTAGTGGATCTTCGGGACCTTCCCATTCCGGAATATAGGTTGGAATGGCAGGGATTTCATTGTTATTCATATCATATAATCGCTTAGAAAATAGCTCGATTTTTCCAGATGGTGTTTCGAATGGGTGGTTCTCCGGATCGTCTATTTGGTCCTTAAACGCTATACGTGGTCCATCGTAACGCCAATAATGAATCCGTTCCTTTTTGAAAACCTCGAAAGTAGGGGTACTTGGCTCAACTTTTCTTGTTTCATCCAATATATACTTTATCCAGTCAAGCTCGCTACGTCCCTCTGTAAACGCTTGTCCGACACCTAACCCTTCCGCCACTTCTGAAAGCCAGTCATAATCGGAACGTGATTCGTAATAGTTTTCAACGACCTTTTCAGACAGGATGATATAGTCACCTGAACCCCATGACTCACCAATATTCCAGCGTTCAAAGAAGGTTGTTTCTGGTAGCAGGATATCAGCATATTTTGCACTAGGAGTTAAAAAGTGATCACTTGCAACGATAAATTCTACTAAACTTTCATCCTCAAGAATTTTTTTCGTCTTATTGATGTCAGGCTGCTGATTGATCAGGTAGTTCCCGGCAAGGTTAAAAAGTAATTTAATATTTGTTGTAAGCTTGTCACCATCCACAAGACCCTCTGCAGGTGTGATTGTACTCGCATCTGTAATCGCATCGGTCCAATTCATAATGGAGATACTAGGCTTTACTGGGTTTTCAGGAACAGGAATTCCAACTGGGAATTTTCTTGGAATACCGCCATACCCTGAGGCCCAGCCGCCGGATACGCCAACATTTCCAGTAATCGTTGCTAACATTGTTCCGCCACGGGCAATTCTTTCACCGCTTGCGTGGCGCTGTGGACCCCAGCCTTGAATCAATGCAGCAGGCTTTGCTGTTGCATATTCTCGTGCAAGCTCACGTATTTTTTTGGCAGGAACATGGCAAATAGACTCAGCCCATTCAGGTGTTTTTTCTTGGCCATCCTTTTTACCCATAAGATAGGATACCAAGGATTCAATAGCAGGGACATCTTCAGGCATATGCTCCTCATCAAACCCGACCACATACTTATCTAGAAATGCCTTGTTATGCAGATTTTCCTTTACAATCACATAGGCCATTGCATCCATTAGGGCATTATCTGTTCCAGGTAATAATGGGATCCATTCATCGGCAAACGCAATGGCTGTATTGGAGTATCTTGGGTCAATCGCAATAATTTTTATGCCAGCTTCTTTTAACTTTTTATAATAATGGTTTGTATTTCCAAAGATAGTTTCAGCGGGATTATGTCCCCATAAAATAACCAATTTTGAATCAATTAGCGAATCCAGACTGCTGCCAGACTGCGCAGTACCATATGTATAAGGAGTCGCAGCCGCGGTGTTTCCCATACTTACAGAATGATAATAGTTAAGGAAACCACCGGATAAGGCCATTAACCTTCTTGCCAGTTGGGCACCGCCAACGGTTCCGCCTGTAACGGCAGTCCCTTGATGGACATACCTGGAAGCAGGTCCATATTGTTCGGTGATTCGTTTTGTTTCACTTATTATAGTAGCAACTGCTTCCTCCCAGGTAATTCGTTCAAATTTTCCCTCACCGCGTTTACCTGTACGCTTCATTGGATATTTTAAACGGTCAGGATGGTACTGGTTTTTACGATAGGACCTGCCTCTAACACAGGCTTTCATATAAGGATTGGCTTCATCAAGCTCCGCATCGGTACGTGCACTGATTCGTGTGATGACGCCACCCTTAACATGGGCTTTTATCATACACTTGCCGCCGCAATCTAAGGTGCTGCAGGTAGGGACGATTGTTTCACTCGCTTCCACCACATTCTTATTCTTCGTTAAGTATTTGGTTGACCAGATCCCTCCAGCAACGACTGGAACGGCAGCAATTCCTGTCCATTTCAAGAGTGACCTACGTGATAATTTGCTTTCCCCAATTTTACTAAATATATTTTTTTCACTCATTTTCTAGTGCCTCCTTTAAAAAAGGAATGATGTCCATTTCAAAGCGGATATATTCCGCTAACAGCTGCGCGGCACCGCGATACAATTCAAAAGCGGTTGCATTGTTCAAATGTTCACAAAAGGAAAGACCCCATTTGAAAAGATGGTCATCTAAAAAAGCTTGCTGATCAGCCAATAATTTTTGCTTCGTTTCAACATTAGTTGTTTCAAGTGTTTTTTGGATAAGATAACCAAGAAATTCTAGCTCAATGACAATGTGATCATCAGGTTCGTTATTCTCACGGACGAAGCTCAAGCCGTATTGGCGGTAACACTCTCTTACCTTTAATGTCTCTTCCTCAAACAAGAGATGTTCTCTTCCTAAATAAACTGATTCCCAAAGTGGGGCAGGAAGCATATTTGGACCTACAAACAACCGATTATATTCTTCCTTCGCCAACAGTTCATTTTCAGAAGTGAGAAGGGATTCAATGCCTATTTTAATGAGACTAGCTGCCTCACTGATTTCACAAAGAGATTCAAATTGTGAAGTATTCACAATTGCTGCAAAAGAATCTCTATTAGGCTTTTCATCTAAAATAAACCGTATCAATTGATTAATGTACAACCTGCTATGAAGCAGGGAAGAATCATCTGTTATTTTGCTCTCTTCTGTATTCATAAAAAGCTCCTTTCTAAACATCCGTTAATTTAATAGTATAGAAAACTTCCCTAGAAGAATTTTTTTGAAAGAAATGTTAAACAAACTTCATTTGTTTTTTAAATAACTGTGAACGTTGATAATGATTATCGTGATTTTGCTGACTTTTTCCTCTATTGTGCTTGTATCAGTCATACATTTTTTATTTTGTAGACGATCGTCTACACACTTTAAGGCCTTGTTGAATTAACTATAGTAGGCGGTGATTTTCTAGCAAAAATTTTTTATGATATTAAAAATTAGACAAGCACCGCAAAGTATATTTGAGAAATAAATGGGAAGGAGGGAATATATGAATAGTAAAAATCTCGAAAAATGGATGAAGAAAATTCAGGTTCGTAATATGGTTAACGCTGACGTGGAAGTGATCAATAAATCACCGTTAGTCATGATGGGCAAGGGGCGCCAAGGTGCAGTTTTTCAAATGTCAGACGATATTTGTGTGAAGGTATTTGGAAATACCGAAGATTGTGAACGCGAATACTATGCCTTATCTCTTGGGCAACATACCAATCTATTTCCAAAGCTTTATGGAAAAGGAACACTCTATATTGCAATGGAAATTATCAAAGGCGTAGATTTGCGGGAATACTTGCAATCCCAGCCGCTAACCCGAACACTTTCAGCAAAATTGATTGAAATGCTGATTACGTTTAAAGCAATTGGCTATGAACGGATTGATCACCATAAGCGGCAAGTTTATTTACAGCCTGATGGCAGCTTGAAGGTAATTGATGTAGCACGAACAGTTTGGAGAGACCGTGTTTATCCATATCCTCGGAAACTATTAACTTCGTTAGGAGAAGAAAATAAAGCAATATTTTTATCACATGTGAAAGAAATGGCACCGGCTGTCTATCAGGAATGGCTCCATTACATTCGCATGGAGGAAATATCCCGCCAAATTACCGAAATCCTTATGTCGCAATCAAGTGAGAGCGAGAAAATTAACTCGAAAAACAAAATCCTATTGACAACAAATGATGAGAAAAATTATGCAGTTATGCTTGAAGGACTGGTTCACAAGGTATTCAAAGAAGAATGGGTCAAATTAATGCTTGCCCGCGGCGCTGACTTGGATACGATTATGACAAAAATAGATGAATATTGGGATAAGCGTGAACTCGGTGCAACTGGGAACTCAGTTGAACGTGAAAGCAGGTATAAAGGAGATAGACTCTCCAGTGGCGATCGTATCCATGATAAAGGAAAACGCTTCGAAGGTGATCGAGAAAGACACCACCATCACGGTAAACGCTACGAGGGTGAGAGAAATCCTGAACATGACCACAGAAAGGGGAAAAACAGGGATACAAATAAGAAACATGGTAACAAGGGCCATAAAAAAAATAACGGAAAACATCATCGGAAATAACCTTCATGTCTAAGGAAGTTAGATTGTAAATAAGAAGGGGAGGAGCCCGAATAAAACGAGGGGAAATTAATATGAAAGTACTTGTCATTTGGCGTCTGCTCACAGTTGGCGGCGTGAATGCCGGCTGGCGGAATCGCTCGATCTATTTTAAAAAACATGGAATTGATACGGAATTTCTATATACGACAGATCATGGCGGGCTCCATATTATGCAAGATATTGCTCCCGTCTATTTAACAAAGGATGATCAGGAAATTATTGGGATTATTCGGGACAACCATTATGATGCCATCATTGTCGTTGACACCGGGAAGGCCTTTAAATGGCTTCAAAAAGCAAATTATCAGGGTCCGGTCATTGTCGAAGCACGAACTCCTGAACTTATTAAGTTAAAACCCCATTTAAGAAACTTTAGAGGTATTGAACCAGAAACAATCATCGTTCCCTCTCAGTATCAAAAACGATTAGTGTCAATATTGACAGATGATATTCCGATTAACGTCATCTATAACGGTGTGGATACCTCTTTTTTTCATGCCTTACCGACAGATACCATCGATTTTGAAAATGCTCCTATTTTGCCTAAAGATAAAAAAATTATCGGTTGGATTGGTCGTTTGGACAAACGAAAAAACTGGGAAATGTTAATGGAAGTAGCCAAAATAATCAAAAGCGAACGTGAGGATATTGAATTTTGGCTGATAGGCGGTGCTCAAAGTATACAGCGGGAAGAGTTTGCAGCCAAGTGGCTCGAGGAAGGGCTTACCGACATTATTAAATGGTTTCCCTTCATCCCTTATCAGCAAATGCCGCATGTGTATGCAAAAATTCGTCATTCAGGAGGGTGTACACTAGCCACCACAAAAACGGAATCCTTCGGAAATACATTTATCGAGTCGATGGTATGTGGTGTACCTGTGGTTGCGTCAAAAATGATGCCAATTACTGAATTAGTCACGCACGGTGAGACGGGGTTGCTTTTTCGCGGACAAAATGTGGAAGATGCCGTAAAGCAGTTGTACGGCATCTTGGACAACCCTGAATCCTTCCAACAGATGTCAAAGGCAGCAATCGAATGTGTACACGAAAAATTTGCTATTCAAAAAGTAGCGAGGGAATATATTGATTTATTGAAAAAAATAGGCGGAATGACGAAAGGTACAAAGGGTGAGGTGGACAGCCCATGATTAAACCCGTTGTATTCAAGAAAACACTGGAAGGGAAGTCAAACGCAAATCTAATTACTTTTAGCGATGGCAGAGATTATGTGGTGAAATTT from Neobacillus sp. FSL H8-0543 includes:
- a CDS encoding DMSO/selenate family reductase complex A subunit, with amino-acid sequence MSEKNIFSKIGESKLSRRSLLKWTGIAAVPVVAGGIWSTKYLTKNKNVVEASETIVPTCSTLDCGGKCMIKAHVKGGVITRISARTDAELDEANPYMKACVRGRSYRKNQYHPDRLKYPMKRTGKRGEGKFERITWEEAVATIISETKRITEQYGPASRYVHQGTAVTGGTVGGAQLARRLMALSGGFLNYYHSVSMGNTAAATPYTYGTAQSGSSLDSLIDSKLVILWGHNPAETIFGNTNHYYKKLKEAGIKIIAIDPRYSNTAIAFADEWIPLLPGTDNALMDAMAYVIVKENLHNKAFLDKYVVGFDEEHMPEDVPAIESLVSYLMGKKDGQEKTPEWAESICHVPAKKIRELAREYATAKPAALIQGWGPQRHASGERIARGGTMLATITGNVGVSGGWASGYGGIPRKFPVGIPVPENPVKPSISIMNWTDAITDASTITPAEGLVDGDKLTTNIKLLFNLAGNYLINQQPDINKTKKILEDESLVEFIVASDHFLTPSAKYADILLPETTFFERWNIGESWGSGDYIILSEKVVENYYESRSDYDWLSEVAEGLGVGQAFTEGRSELDWIKYILDETRKVEPSTPTFEVFKKERIHYWRYDGPRIAFKDQIDDPENHPFETPSGKIELFSKRLYDMNNNEIPAIPTYIPEWEGPEDPLTAKFPLQCITWKGRNRANSTFANHPWLNEVAEQVLWINPKDAQKRNIKKGDKIKVYNDRGTLMIPAEVTTRIMPGVVAMQAGAWYNPDKNGIDQGGNANVLTSQRKTPLAKGNAHQTMLVEVQKA
- a CDS encoding molecular chaperone TorD family protein — encoded protein: MNTEESKITDDSSLLHSRLYINQLIRFILDEKPNRDSFAAIVNTSQFESLCEISEAASLIKIGIESLLTSENELLAKEEYNRLFVGPNMLPAPLWESVYLGREHLLFEEETLKVRECYRQYGLSFVRENNEPDDHIVIELEFLGYLIQKTLETTNVETKQKLLADQQAFLDDHLFKWGLSFCEHLNNATAFELYRGAAQLLAEYIRFEMDIIPFLKEALENE
- a CDS encoding glycosyltransferase family 4 protein, giving the protein MKVLVIWRLLTVGGVNAGWRNRSIYFKKHGIDTEFLYTTDHGGLHIMQDIAPVYLTKDDQEIIGIIRDNHYDAIIVVDTGKAFKWLQKANYQGPVIVEARTPELIKLKPHLRNFRGIEPETIIVPSQYQKRLVSILTDDIPINVIYNGVDTSFFHALPTDTIDFENAPILPKDKKIIGWIGRLDKRKNWEMLMEVAKIIKSEREDIEFWLIGGAQSIQREEFAAKWLEEGLTDIIKWFPFIPYQQMPHVYAKIRHSGGCTLATTKTESFGNTFIESMVCGVPVVASKMMPITELVTHGETGLLFRGQNVEDAVKQLYGILDNPESFQQMSKAAIECVHEKFAIQKVAREYIDLLKKIGGMTKGTKGEVDSP